One genomic window of Rissa tridactyla isolate bRisTri1 unplaced genomic scaffold, bRisTri1.patW.cur.20221130 scaffold_29, whole genome shotgun sequence includes the following:
- the LOC128903360 gene encoding olfactory receptor 14J1-like produces MSNSSSITQFFLLAFADTRELQLLHFGLFLGTYLAALLGNGLIITAIACDSRLHTPMYFFLLNLALLDLGSISTTVPKSMANSLWDTRAISYAGCVAQVFFFFFCAVAEFYLLTIMAYDRYVAICKPLHYGTLLGSRACVHMAAAAWGSGFLYALLHTANTFSLPLCQGNALDQFFCEIPQILKLSCSHSYLREVGLLVLGCFLAFVCFVFIVLSYVQIFRAVLRIPSEQGRHKAFSTCLPHLAVVSLFVSTAVFAYLKPPSISSPSLDVVVAVLYSVVPPAVNPLIYSMRNQELKDALWKLM; encoded by the coding sequence atgtccaacagcagctccatcacccagttcttcctcctggcattcgcagacacacgggagctgcagctcttgcacttcgggctcttcctgggcacctacctggctgccctcctgggcaacggcctcatcatcacggccatcgcctgtgacagccgcctccacacccccatgtacttcttcctcctcaacctcgccctccttgacctgggctccatctccaccactgtccccaaatctatggccaattccctgtgggacaccagggccatctcctatgcaggatgtgttgcccaggtcttttttttctttttctgtgctgtagcagagttttatcttctcaccattatggcctatgaccgctacgttgccatctgcaaacccctgcactacgggaccctcctgggcagcagagcttgtgtccacatggcagcagctgcctggggcagtgggtttctctatgctctcctgcacacggccaatacattttccctgcccctctgccagggcaatgccctggaccagttcttctgtgaaatcccccagatcctcaagctctcctgctcacactcctacctcagggaagttgggcttcttgtattagggtgttttttagcttttgtgtgctttgtgttcatcgtgctgtcctatgtgcagatcttcagggccgtgctgaggatcccctctgagcagggacggcacaaagccttctccacgtgcctccctcacctggccgtggtctccctgtttgtcagcactgccgtgtttgcctacctgaagcccccctccatctcctccccatccctggatgtggtggtggctgtgctgtactcggtggtgcctccagccgtgaaccccctcatctacagcatgaggaaccaggagctcaaggatgccctctggaaattaatg